The DNA sequence TATTGGCTTTCAGTTGGTGCACAAATGAGCCCAACGGTTAAAAGACTTGCAGGGAAAAAATAGTCTCAATGGTTAGAGAATTCCTTCAAACCTACACCATGATGCTAGTCAATCATCCTGATGATATCTCCATAGAGATCCAAGAGATAAATGAAGGGTTTGATGAGATTACCATCTTTTCCAATAAAGAAGATGTAGGAAAACTAATTGGCAAAGATGGACGAATGATTAATGCAATTAAAGCAGTGATTTCTGGTTGTAAAGCCAAAGGTGGTAAAAATTACCGTGTTAATGTTGAAGTAGCGATCTAAGACACCTCTTATGCCTTCAGAAAAATTCTTCATCGCCCAAATAGGGCGTACAGTTGGACTTTGGGGCGACCTCAAATTTCATCTTCATACTGATTTTCCAGAACAGTTTCAAAAAGGCATAACGTTTCAAAGTTCCTATGGTGACTTGACCATTGCCGATATTAACATGAAACGTGAGCTAGTGCGTTTTCAAGGCT is a window from the Sulfurovum sp. genome containing:
- a CDS encoding KH domain-containing protein, encoding MVREFLQTYTMMLVNHPDDISIEIQEINEGFDEITIFSNKEDVGKLIGKDGRMINAIKAVISGCKAKGGKNYRVNVEVAI